The proteins below come from a single Tsuneonella deserti genomic window:
- a CDS encoding toxic anion resistance protein yields MAETQTKTATELELTPPDPVPVVSADKAAGLVPIGDEKKSKLEEKADAFVADLVAQDANSPEFGRKVDQITNMGRKEIMAAAGMSNRFLDRPVRAMDKDEGVGANLAELRRVVEDLDPGRRGAKSGPRKILGIIPFGNKLTNYFRSYQSAQTHIQSILGNLASGKDELLMDNAAIDVERQKLWEAMGNLEQMIHISKTLDEKLEDKAAELDATDPAKARAIRETALFYVRQRTQDLLTQMAVSVQGYLSLDLVKKNNVELVKGVDRASTTTVGALRTAVTVAEAMTNQRLVLNQITALNSTTAGIIDSTSKLLREQTGKIHEQAAASTIPLETLQRAFQNIYDTMDEVDAFKLRALDSMKQTVNTLSGEVEKSKGYIARAEGQARASTQVTESKLLSLES; encoded by the coding sequence ATGGCCGAAACGCAGACCAAGACCGCGACCGAGCTGGAGCTTACCCCCCCTGACCCCGTGCCGGTGGTCAGCGCGGACAAGGCCGCCGGCCTCGTGCCGATCGGCGACGAGAAGAAATCGAAGCTTGAGGAGAAGGCCGACGCCTTCGTGGCGGACCTGGTGGCGCAGGACGCCAACTCGCCCGAGTTCGGCCGCAAGGTGGACCAGATTACCAACATGGGCCGCAAGGAGATCATGGCGGCCGCGGGCATGTCCAACCGCTTCCTCGACCGGCCGGTGCGCGCGATGGACAAGGACGAAGGCGTCGGCGCCAACCTCGCCGAGCTGCGCCGCGTGGTCGAGGATCTCGATCCGGGCCGCCGCGGCGCCAAGAGCGGACCGCGCAAGATCCTGGGCATCATCCCTTTCGGAAACAAGCTGACAAACTATTTCCGCAGCTATCAAAGCGCGCAGACACACATCCAGTCGATCCTCGGGAACCTTGCCAGCGGCAAGGACGAACTGCTGATGGACAACGCGGCGATCGACGTCGAACGCCAGAAGCTGTGGGAGGCGATGGGCAACCTCGAGCAGATGATCCACATCTCGAAGACGCTCGACGAGAAGCTGGAAGACAAGGCCGCCGAACTCGACGCAACCGATCCTGCGAAGGCCAGGGCGATCCGTGAGACAGCCCTGTTCTACGTCCGCCAGCGGACGCAGGACCTGCTGACCCAGATGGCGGTCAGCGTGCAGGGCTATCTCAGTCTCGACCTCGTCAAGAAGAACAACGTCGAACTGGTGAAGGGCGTCGATCGGGCGAGCACCACCACCGTGGGGGCATTGCGCACGGCTGTGACGGTGGCCGAGGCGATGACCAATCAGCGCCTGGTGCTCAATCAGATCACCGCGCTCAACTCGACCACCGCGGGCATCATCGACAGCACCAGCAAGTTGCTGCGCGAGCAGACCGGCAAGATCCACGAGCAGGCCGCCGCCAGCACCATTCCGCTCGAGACGCTGCAGCGGGCGTTCCAGAACATCTACGACACGATGGACGAGGTGGACGCGTTCAAGCTGCGCGCGCTCGATTCCATGAAGCAGACGGTGAACACGCTCTCCGGCGAGGTCGAAAAGTCGAAGGGCTATATCGCCCGGGCCGAAGGCCAGGCGCGCGCATCGACGCAGGTGACCGAATCGAAGCTCCTGAGCCTGGAAAGCTGA
- the aat gene encoding leucyl/phenylalanyl-tRNA--protein transferase, which translates to MHPPGLPLVPSELLMLAYRSGIFPMSDGRDDPEVFWVEPKRRAILPLAGFHLSHSLAKAIRKDRFRVSCDQAFDQVMAECAAPRPDHPESWISRRIMASYRALHSEGHAHSIECWQGDELVGGLYGVGFGGVFCGESMFSRADNASKVALAWLVALLRRAGARLLDCQFMTEHLASLGAVEISQARYVALLADAEGIGAASLPEAFGALEDEASGLGLPPSKLILQSLTQTS; encoded by the coding sequence ATGCATCCCCCCGGACTACCGCTCGTTCCCAGCGAATTGCTGATGCTCGCATATCGCAGCGGCATCTTTCCAATGTCCGATGGCCGCGACGATCCAGAAGTGTTCTGGGTAGAGCCCAAGCGTCGCGCGATCCTGCCGCTTGCCGGCTTCCATCTCTCGCACTCGTTGGCCAAGGCGATTCGCAAGGATCGCTTCCGAGTGAGTTGCGACCAAGCGTTCGATCAGGTGATGGCGGAGTGTGCCGCGCCCAGGCCCGATCATCCCGAAAGCTGGATCAGCAGGCGGATAATGGCAAGTTATCGCGCCCTGCATTCGGAAGGGCACGCTCATTCGATCGAATGCTGGCAGGGCGATGAGCTCGTCGGCGGGCTCTACGGCGTAGGGTTCGGCGGGGTGTTCTGCGGCGAATCGATGTTCAGCCGGGCTGACAACGCCAGCAAGGTGGCGCTTGCCTGGCTCGTGGCGCTGCTCCGCCGGGCTGGAGCGCGCCTGCTTGATTGTCAGTTCATGACCGAACATCTCGCCTCGCTCGGTGCGGTCGAAATTTCCCAGGCGCGCTATGTCGCCTTGCTGGCGGACGCCGAAGGCATCGGCGCAGCTTCGCTGCCGGAAGCTTTTGGCGCGCTCGAAGACGAAGCCTCCGGCTTGGGCTTGCCCCCGTCGAAGCTCATTTTGCAGTCCTTGACCCAGACATCGTAG
- a CDS encoding NADH:ubiquinone oxidoreductase subunit NDUFA12 — protein sequence MGFFSKIFTWWDGATIGTSLWSAMNGEQVGTDLAGNRYFRAKKRVKAGQPFAGSERRWVIYAGSNDASNVPPEWHGWLHGSLDGVPESRLPPARIWEADYIPNATGTAAAHRPQGALERGGRRAAATGDYEAWSPDA from the coding sequence ATGGGCTTCTTTTCCAAGATCTTCACCTGGTGGGACGGCGCGACCATCGGCACCTCGCTCTGGAGCGCGATGAACGGCGAGCAGGTCGGCACCGATCTGGCCGGCAACCGCTATTTTCGCGCCAAGAAGCGCGTGAAGGCGGGGCAGCCCTTCGCCGGCAGTGAGCGGCGCTGGGTCATCTACGCCGGCTCGAACGACGCCAGCAATGTCCCCCCGGAATGGCATGGCTGGCTGCACGGATCGCTTGATGGCGTGCCCGAAAGCCGGTTGCCGCCGGCGCGCATCTGGGAGGCGGACTATATCCCCAACGCCACCGGGACCGCTGCCGCCCACCGGCCGCAGGGCGCGCTCGAGCGGGGTGGAAGGCGCGCAGCCGCCACTGGCGACTACGAAGCCTGGAGCCCGGACGCCTGA
- a CDS encoding DUF2721 domain-containing protein, translating to MIAQTIQLALAPVFVLVAMGNIMNLLSTRLGRIVDRSRALQREHGETVGEEHDLVVREMRLVDRRIRLIIRAILLLVISGIAVGITVTLLFIEELAGANLQRVVAGTFIVAVGLLIWALVLFLQETRIASAALRIPVEFLEHGRHV from the coding sequence ATGATAGCACAAACGATCCAGCTCGCGCTCGCACCGGTGTTCGTCCTCGTCGCAATGGGCAACATCATGAACCTGCTGTCCACCCGCCTCGGGCGCATCGTCGATCGCAGCCGGGCCTTGCAGCGCGAGCATGGCGAGACGGTGGGGGAGGAGCATGACCTGGTGGTGCGCGAAATGCGGCTGGTCGACCGGCGTATCCGGCTGATCATTCGCGCGATCCTGTTGCTCGTCATCAGCGGCATCGCCGTCGGCATCACGGTGACGCTTCTGTTCATCGAGGAACTGGCTGGCGCAAACTTGCAGCGGGTCGTCGCAGGCACCTTTATCGTCGCGGTCGGCCTGCTGATCTGGGCTCTGGTCCTGTTCCTGCAGGAAACCCGCATCGCCTCGGCAGCCCTACGGATCCCGGTCGAATTCCTCGAGCACGGGCGGCACGTCTAG
- a CDS encoding aspartyl protease family protein codes for MISPGRKLMHVAAALALLSPGAAQASGSPSPLSADPPTNLPRPGEAEIDDALAISGTDIAAEKLRTRMTVPVIVNGRGPYRFVVDSGADTSVVGERLASALALPSGSPAFLIGVTENAWINRAMVDRFDLGPSSVSNLEVPVLKDLDIGAEGMVGLDALVDQRLVLDFERRTISIDDRTRPAAMMDGEIVVTARLRRGQLILTRIRAGLTPVEAVIDTGSEATIGNLALRNRLRKRFPDRFGTIELQGVTGVASKLEAAVIPELKMGQVTLRNVPIAFGDLPPFKVFGMRDRPALLLGTDLMETFRKVSLDFAARKVRFQLRQCEPHSVVVKAAVTRTMKLSADGGAVCAR; via the coding sequence GTGATTTCACCAGGCCGCAAGCTGATGCACGTGGCCGCGGCGCTGGCGCTGCTGTCCCCCGGGGCTGCCCAGGCGAGCGGAAGCCCATCCCCCCTTTCCGCTGATCCGCCAACGAACCTGCCTAGACCAGGCGAGGCGGAGATCGACGATGCACTCGCTATCTCCGGAACCGATATCGCCGCCGAGAAGCTGCGCACCCGCATGACTGTGCCGGTCATCGTCAACGGGCGCGGTCCATACCGCTTCGTGGTCGACAGCGGCGCAGATACATCGGTTGTCGGTGAGCGGCTCGCCAGCGCCCTTGCGCTTCCTTCGGGCAGTCCGGCCTTCCTGATCGGAGTAACCGAGAATGCGTGGATCAATCGGGCGATGGTCGATCGATTCGATCTGGGACCGTCGTCGGTCTCGAATCTCGAAGTTCCGGTGCTGAAGGACCTGGACATCGGTGCCGAGGGCATGGTCGGGCTCGATGCGCTGGTCGATCAGCGGCTGGTGCTCGATTTCGAAAGGCGGACGATCAGCATCGACGATCGAACCCGTCCGGCGGCGATGATGGACGGAGAGATCGTCGTGACCGCCCGGCTTAGGCGTGGGCAGCTGATCCTCACACGGATAAGGGCCGGGTTGACGCCGGTCGAAGCGGTCATCGACACCGGCTCGGAAGCGACCATCGGAAATCTCGCGCTAAGAAACCGGCTCCGCAAACGCTTTCCGGACCGGTTCGGTACGATTGAACTCCAGGGTGTGACCGGGGTGGCAAGCAAGCTCGAGGCCGCTGTGATACCCGAACTCAAGATGGGCCAGGTAACGCTGCGGAATGTACCGATTGCCTTTGGCGACCTGCCGCCGTTCAAGGTGTTCGGAATGAGAGACCGGCCCGCATTATTGCTCGGCACGGATCTCATGGAAACATTCCGCAAGGTCTCGCTCGACTTCGCCGCGCGGAAAGTTCGGTTCCAGTTGCGCCAGTGCGAACCGCATTCCGTCGTCGTGAAGGCGGCAGTTACGCGAACGATGAAGCTGAGCGCCGATGGGGGCGCAGTCTGCGCCCGCTAA
- a CDS encoding fatty acyl-AMP ligase has protein sequence MTELQLTPTPNDCSLPRRRADFATFAEAIDYAARSEKGLNFHDMRGDLERAYSFAEMREDGLAMARRLVAAGIGKSDRVALVAETSPEFAALFCGCIYAGAWPVPLPLPTTFGGRDSYIDQLVVQLESADPIILLYPAEISEMALAAAARQGCKGMSWEDFAATGAPECELPEAQPDDICYLQYSSGSTRFPTGVAVTHRALLHNLYGHATGVDLGTNDRVVSWLPWYHDMGLVGCLLSPIANQVSCDYLKTEHFARRPLAWLDLISRNAGQTLSYSPTFGYDICARRISSQSHVSERFDLSRWRTAGNGADMIRPDVMQNFVNAFAEAGFRASAFTPSYGLAEATLAVTVMPPGEGIRVELVEEERLSGTPRDLSRPARYRAIVNCGKPLPGIDVEIRGEHGEIKGDHQIGKVWCRGTSVMHSYFRNEEATNDCLVDGWLDTGDMGYLGDGYLFIVGRAKDMIIINGKNHWPQDIEWAVEQLPGFNHGDIAAFSVEADNGEEVPAVLVHCRVSDPEERVRLHDQIRDKVRSITGMNCVVELVPPRTLPRTSSGKLSRAKAKRLYLSGEIEPIKLLEAA, from the coding sequence ATGACCGAACTGCAATTGACGCCGACTCCGAACGACTGCTCGCTGCCGCGTCGGCGGGCCGACTTCGCGACCTTCGCCGAGGCGATCGACTATGCCGCGCGCAGCGAGAAGGGGCTCAACTTCCACGACATGCGCGGCGATCTAGAGCGCGCATATTCCTTTGCTGAGATGCGGGAGGATGGCCTTGCGATGGCGCGCCGCCTGGTCGCCGCGGGCATCGGCAAGAGCGACCGGGTAGCCCTCGTCGCCGAGACGAGTCCCGAATTCGCCGCTCTGTTCTGCGGCTGCATCTACGCCGGCGCATGGCCGGTCCCGCTGCCGCTGCCGACGACTTTCGGCGGGCGCGATAGCTACATCGACCAGCTCGTCGTCCAGCTTGAAAGTGCGGATCCGATCATCCTGCTCTACCCGGCCGAGATTTCCGAAATGGCTCTCGCAGCGGCGGCGAGGCAGGGCTGCAAGGGCATGAGCTGGGAGGATTTCGCCGCCACCGGAGCGCCGGAATGCGAGCTTCCCGAAGCGCAGCCGGACGATATCTGCTATCTCCAGTATTCCTCTGGCTCCACCCGCTTCCCGACGGGCGTCGCGGTGACTCACCGGGCGCTGCTGCACAACCTGTACGGGCACGCTACCGGGGTCGACCTCGGCACCAACGACAGGGTGGTGAGCTGGCTGCCGTGGTACCACGACATGGGCCTTGTCGGCTGCCTGCTGTCGCCGATCGCCAACCAGGTGAGCTGCGACTACCTCAAGACCGAGCATTTCGCCCGCCGTCCGCTTGCCTGGCTCGACCTGATCAGCCGGAATGCGGGCCAGACGCTGAGCTACTCGCCGACGTTCGGATACGACATCTGCGCGCGGCGGATCTCCTCGCAGAGCCATGTCTCGGAGCGCTTCGACCTGTCGCGCTGGCGCACCGCGGGCAATGGCGCCGACATGATCCGGCCCGACGTCATGCAGAACTTCGTCAACGCGTTTGCCGAGGCCGGATTCCGCGCCAGCGCGTTCACGCCGAGCTACGGCCTCGCCGAGGCGACCCTTGCGGTCACCGTGATGCCTCCTGGCGAAGGCATCCGGGTCGAGCTGGTCGAGGAGGAGCGCCTGTCGGGCACCCCGCGCGACCTGTCACGCCCCGCGCGCTACCGCGCGATCGTCAATTGCGGCAAGCCGCTGCCGGGCATCGACGTCGAGATCCGGGGCGAGCACGGCGAGATCAAGGGCGACCACCAGATCGGCAAGGTCTGGTGCCGCGGGACGAGCGTGATGCACTCGTACTTCCGCAACGAGGAAGCGACCAACGACTGCCTGGTCGATGGCTGGCTCGACACCGGCGACATGGGCTACCTCGGCGACGGCTACCTGTTCATCGTCGGCCGGGCGAAGGACATGATCATCATCAACGGCAAGAACCACTGGCCGCAGGACATCGAGTGGGCGGTGGAGCAGCTCCCCGGCTTCAACCACGGCGACATCGCGGCGTTCTCGGTCGAGGCCGACAACGGCGAGGAAGTGCCCGCGGTGCTGGTCCATTGCCGAGTGTCCGACCCCGAAGAACGGGTCCGCCTGCACGACCAGATCCGCGACAAGGTGCGCTCCATCACGGGGATGAACTGCGTGGTCGAGCTGGTCCCACCGCGCACATTGCCGCGCACGAGCTCGGGCAAGCTCAGCCGTGCGAAAGCCAAGCGGCTCTACCTCTCGGGCGAGATCGAGCCGATCAAGCTGCTTGAGGCCGCCTGA
- a CDS encoding regulatory protein RecX, producing the protein MAVDRSRPRRKPPPLDAVKLEELALGYVARFATSGAKLESYLIRKLRERGWAGDRPPEPGAVVERFIAAGYIDDEVYARARSGGLLRRGYGPRRVAQALGAAGITEEVREAVRATEAEERRAAVAFASRRKLGPWSRSGRETDRDTRQKQFAAMLRAGHGFEAARAVIEADSVTAAEEWAAESEES; encoded by the coding sequence ATGGCCGTCGATCGATCCCGCCCCCGGCGAAAGCCTCCTCCGCTCGATGCGGTCAAGCTCGAGGAACTGGCCCTGGGTTATGTCGCGCGCTTCGCGACGAGCGGCGCGAAACTGGAAAGTTACCTGATTCGCAAGCTGCGCGAACGCGGGTGGGCAGGAGACCGCCCCCCGGAACCCGGAGCAGTCGTGGAAAGGTTCATCGCCGCCGGCTATATCGACGACGAGGTCTATGCGCGCGCCCGGAGCGGCGGCCTGCTTCGCCGGGGCTACGGTCCGCGCCGCGTCGCACAGGCGCTCGGCGCTGCCGGCATAACCGAGGAGGTGCGCGAGGCAGTCCGCGCCACCGAAGCCGAGGAGCGCCGCGCCGCTGTGGCTTTCGCTTCCCGCCGCAAGCTCGGCCCCTGGAGCCGTTCGGGCAGGGAGACCGACCGGGACACGCGCCAGAAGCAGTTCGCCGCGATGCTGCGGGCAGGGCATGGATTTGAGGCGGCGCGGGCTGTAATCGAGGCCGACAGCGTAACGGCGGCCGAAGAATGGGCTGCCGAATCCGAGGAATCCTGA
- the rplK gene encoding 50S ribosomal protein L11, with protein sequence MAKKIDGYIKLQVPAGAANPSPPIGPALGQRGVNIMEFCKAFNAATGEMEKGMPIPTVITVFADRSFTFVTKTPPASFLIKKAANLKSGSKEPGKVTAGKIARSELTKIAELKMADLNANDLDQATKIIEGSARSMGLEVTEG encoded by the coding sequence ATGGCCAAGAAGATCGACGGCTACATCAAGCTGCAGGTGCCCGCGGGCGCCGCCAACCCGTCACCGCCCATCGGTCCTGCACTGGGTCAGCGCGGCGTGAACATCATGGAGTTCTGCAAGGCGTTCAACGCGGCGACCGGCGAGATGGAGAAGGGCATGCCCATTCCCACCGTCATCACCGTGTTTGCCGACCGCAGCTTCACCTTCGTCACGAAGACGCCGCCGGCGAGCTTCCTGATCAAGAAGGCAGCGAACCTCAAGTCGGGTTCGAAGGAGCCGGGCAAGGTGACTGCGGGGAAGATTGCCCGCAGCGAACTGACCAAGATCGCCGAGCTGAAGATGGCCGACCTCAACGCCAACGATCTCGACCAGGCAACCAAGATCATCGAGGGCTCCGCGCGCTCGATGGGCCTCGAAGTGACGGAGGGCTGA
- the nusG gene encoding transcription termination/antitermination protein NusG: MARWYIIHAYSGFENKVRDAIISEAERLGLSEAVEAVEVPTETVTEVKRGKKVQVERKFMPGYVLAKLNMTDDVYHLVKNTPKVTGFLGSGNKPQAISEREAARYFGGMEEAKAAPKRQVSVDYEIGDQVKVNAGPFASFNGVVEELDFDKQRVKVSVSIFGRATPVELGFEEVELVK; the protein is encoded by the coding sequence ATGGCCCGCTGGTACATCATCCACGCCTATTCCGGCTTCGAGAACAAGGTTCGCGACGCGATCATCTCGGAGGCTGAACGTCTCGGGTTGTCCGAAGCGGTCGAGGCCGTCGAGGTGCCGACCGAAACCGTGACCGAGGTCAAGCGCGGCAAGAAGGTGCAGGTCGAACGCAAGTTCATGCCAGGCTATGTTCTGGCCAAGCTCAACATGACCGACGACGTGTACCACCTGGTCAAGAACACTCCCAAGGTGACCGGCTTTCTTGGCTCGGGGAACAAGCCGCAGGCGATCTCCGAGCGTGAGGCCGCCCGCTACTTCGGCGGCATGGAAGAAGCCAAGGCTGCGCCCAAGCGCCAGGTCAGTGTCGATTATGAAATCGGCGACCAGGTCAAGGTCAACGCCGGGCCGTTCGCAAGCTTCAACGGCGTGGTCGAGGAACTCGATTTCGACAAGCAGCGGGTCAAGGTCAGCGTGTCGATCTTCGGCCGTGCCACTCCCGTCGAACTCGGCTTCGAGGAAGTCGAACTCGTCAAGTAA
- a CDS encoding polyhydroxyalkanoic acid system family protein: protein MRVAIPHTLDNDTVRERLRSKSHEIGDSIPGGGNVRTAWPNEDRMTMDIMAMGQNLHAHVDLEPGQLVFEVPLPPALSFIEPMVAGAIQKGGQKLLAPPKD from the coding sequence ATGCGCGTCGCCATTCCGCACACCCTCGACAACGACACCGTGCGCGAGCGCCTGCGGAGCAAGAGCCACGAGATCGGCGACAGCATCCCGGGGGGCGGCAATGTGCGCACGGCCTGGCCGAACGAGGACCGGATGACGATGGACATCATGGCAATGGGCCAGAACCTCCACGCGCACGTCGATCTGGAGCCTGGCCAGCTGGTGTTCGAGGTGCCCCTTCCGCCCGCGCTGTCCTTCATCGAGCCGATGGTCGCAGGGGCGATCCAGAAGGGCGGTCAAAAGCTGCTCGCCCCGCCCAAGGACTGA
- a CDS encoding DUF192 domain-containing protein: MTHLRPAMTFLALAALGAFSACSPQPAAEATPTAAAVSQRHPVSGLPVIPLSVATPKGKHTFRVEVARSSEEQARGLMFRNELGADEGMIFPREPADLASFWMKNTPLPLDIIFIGADRRILNIAANTVPYSLTPVSAAGLTTAVLEIPGGRAAQLGIVPGARVDW, from the coding sequence ATGACCCACCTTCGCCCCGCAATGACTTTCCTTGCCCTTGCCGCGCTCGGCGCTTTCAGCGCGTGCTCTCCGCAGCCTGCCGCGGAAGCCACACCAACGGCGGCGGCGGTCAGCCAGCGGCATCCGGTTTCGGGGCTGCCGGTGATCCCGCTCTCGGTGGCGACGCCGAAAGGGAAGCACACCTTCCGCGTGGAAGTTGCCCGCAGCAGCGAAGAGCAGGCGCGCGGACTGATGTTCAGGAATGAACTGGGCGCGGACGAGGGAATGATCTTCCCGCGCGAGCCAGCCGACCTGGCCAGTTTCTGGATGAAGAACACGCCGCTTCCTCTCGACATCATCTTCATCGGGGCGGATCGCCGCATCCTCAATATCGCCGCGAACACGGTGCCCTATTCGCTCACGCCCGTAAGTGCCGCCGGCCTGACTACGGCAGTGCTGGAGATTCCCGGCGGCCGCGCAGCACAACTGGGCATCGTCCCTGGCGCGAGGGTCGATTGGTAG
- a CDS encoding polysaccharide deacetylase family protein has translation MTAVYLTIDTEYAAHLPGANGTPGTRAENFDRSIACVTPSGSVGIFHQMDVLDRHGLKAVFFVDPMPALLWGVDAIADIVGPIVARGHDVQLHCHTEWLDHAEGTPLDGLGRRRNLKDFSLDDQRMILAFARDTLVAAGAPSPVAFRAGNYGANDDTLVALAGLGIAYDTSHCPALAGRGDCAISLGPEDLCPLEHRGVTEVPTACLESFRGRLRHGQLTALSLQELIAAVLHARDAGLASLTLVSHSFELLSRDRRRINRVVARRFDRLCAALASMPGVSTATYADAPPTAESLPGAGARLPHDLLRGGMRVLEQAISNALYSRGMRSGAQVLALGTTLLT, from the coding sequence TTGACGGCCGTATATCTCACCATCGATACCGAATATGCCGCCCACCTCCCCGGTGCGAACGGCACCCCCGGCACGCGCGCGGAAAATTTCGACCGCTCGATCGCGTGCGTCACGCCTTCCGGATCCGTTGGCATTTTTCACCAGATGGATGTGCTCGACCGTCACGGGCTCAAGGCGGTGTTCTTCGTGGACCCGATGCCTGCCCTTCTTTGGGGGGTCGATGCAATTGCCGACATCGTGGGTCCGATTGTCGCACGGGGCCATGACGTCCAGCTCCATTGCCATACGGAATGGCTGGACCATGCTGAGGGTACGCCGCTGGACGGCCTGGGACGCCGACGCAACCTCAAGGACTTCAGCCTCGACGACCAGCGCATGATCCTTGCCTTCGCCCGGGACACCCTGGTCGCGGCGGGCGCCCCTTCGCCAGTTGCTTTTCGTGCCGGGAACTATGGCGCCAACGACGACACTCTGGTGGCGCTCGCCGGCCTTGGCATCGCCTACGACACCTCCCATTGCCCGGCACTTGCCGGCCGGGGCGATTGTGCCATCTCGCTTGGCCCGGAAGACTTATGCCCTCTGGAGCACCGTGGTGTTACCGAAGTGCCGACAGCCTGTCTCGAGAGCTTTCGTGGTCGGCTGCGGCACGGGCAGCTAACGGCGCTATCCTTGCAGGAACTGATCGCGGCCGTGCTGCACGCACGTGATGCTGGACTGGCAAGCCTTACCCTGGTCTCCCACAGCTTCGAACTGCTGAGCCGCGACCGGCGACGGATAAACCGGGTCGTCGCGCGGCGCTTCGATCGGCTTTGCGCCGCGCTCGCCAGCATGCCTGGTGTTTCGACCGCAACTTACGCCGACGCCCCTCCAACGGCCGAGTCGCTGCCAGGCGCCGGGGCGAGGCTACCGCACGACCTGCTGCGCGGAGGCATGCGCGTGCTCGAACAGGCGATTTCGAACGCGCTCTACAGCCGCGGGATGCGCTCGGGTGCGCAAGTCCTCGCTCTCGGCACTACGCTGCTCACCTGA
- the rplA gene encoding 50S ribosomal protein L1: MAKLTKKAKVLAQIDRDTLYSFDDALKMLRDNASKKFDETLEVAMNLGVDPRHADQMVRGMVSLPAGTGKTVRVAVFARGDNAEKALAAGADKVGAEDLMEDMQAGNLAYDRVIATPDMMGVVGRLGKVLGPKGLMPNPKLGTVTPNVEQAVKDAKGGQVEFRVEKQGIIHSGLGKLSFSDEDLKRNFAAFTDAIVKAKPAGGKGKYVRKVSLTTTMGPGLKVDLAEVEGA, encoded by the coding sequence ATGGCCAAGCTGACCAAGAAGGCGAAGGTTCTCGCCCAGATCGATCGCGATACGCTCTACAGCTTCGACGATGCGCTCAAGATGCTGCGTGACAACGCCAGCAAGAAGTTCGACGAGACTCTCGAAGTCGCGATGAACCTCGGCGTCGACCCGCGCCACGCCGACCAGATGGTCCGGGGAATGGTGTCGCTGCCTGCCGGTACGGGCAAGACCGTGCGCGTGGCGGTGTTCGCCCGCGGCGACAATGCCGAAAAGGCGCTTGCCGCCGGTGCTGACAAGGTTGGTGCCGAAGACCTGATGGAAGACATGCAGGCCGGCAACCTCGCCTATGACCGCGTGATCGCGACCCCCGACATGATGGGTGTCGTTGGCCGTCTCGGCAAGGTTCTGGGCCCCAAGGGCCTGATGCCGAACCCGAAGCTCGGCACGGTCACTCCGAACGTCGAGCAGGCCGTTAAGGACGCAAAGGGCGGCCAGGTCGAGTTCCGCGTGGAAAAGCAGGGCATCATCCACTCCGGGCTCGGCAAGCTGTCGTTCTCGGACGAGGACCTGAAGCGCAACTTCGCGGCATTCACCGATGCGATCGTCAAGGCCAAGCCTGCCGGCGGCAAGGGCAAGTACGTGCGCAAGGTTTCCCTGACCACCACGATGGGTCCCGGCCTCAAGGTCGACCTTGCCGAGGTGGAAGGCGCCTGA
- the secE gene encoding preprotein translocase subunit SecE, with protein sequence MAKTSPAEFLNQVRAEGRKVVWPSREETVRTAIFVAIMMLILSVFFLGIDTLFGAIMAWLLSLA encoded by the coding sequence ATGGCAAAGACGAGCCCGGCGGAATTTCTGAACCAGGTGCGCGCCGAAGGGCGCAAGGTCGTCTGGCCGAGCCGCGAGGAAACGGTTCGCACCGCGATCTTCGTGGCCATCATGATGCTGATCCTCTCGGTCTTCTTCCTCGGGATCGACACACTGTTCGGCGCCATCATGGCCTGGCTGCTGTCGCTCGCCTGA